A window of the Thalassospira sp. TSL5-1 genome harbors these coding sequences:
- a CDS encoding TCR/Tet family MFS transporter, translating to MKPSSDLPTVQAVKAGISHSKRPLIVIYFALCLDAVGISLVFPILPDLLAEVTQGGNVAFYIGIMTSLYAVMQFIFAPVLGALSDNLGRRPVLLVSLAGATINYAIMAFAPHLWMLLLGRLIAGLTSANAAVASAYITDISAENIRARRFGLMNAMFGAGFIVGPILGGVLGDYWVRLPFIAAAVLNGYIFLLAFFILPETHQKTGLKIAFSTLNPIAPLRWMFSMSGLLPIVLVFFLLSGTGEAYGTCWALWGADTFQWNGLWIGLSLGMFGIFQTLVQAFLPAPTTRFLGERGAVIAGIFCACLALVIMAFARQGWIIFTIMPIFALAGIGIPAFQALATRKVDAARQGQLQGVLTSAVSLATIIGPLAFSAFYMLVQKTWPGAIWFSVVALYVLAIPLVVFSTRKPPARTKTETA from the coding sequence ATGAAACCATCATCCGATCTGCCCACCGTTCAGGCCGTCAAAGCCGGCATCTCCCATTCCAAACGTCCACTGATTGTTATTTACTTTGCCCTGTGTCTGGACGCTGTGGGAATCAGCCTTGTTTTCCCGATTTTACCCGACCTGCTGGCCGAGGTGACACAGGGTGGAAATGTTGCCTTTTACATCGGGATCATGACGTCGCTTTATGCCGTCATGCAGTTCATTTTCGCCCCTGTTCTGGGGGCGCTTAGCGATAATCTGGGTCGCAGGCCGGTATTGCTGGTTTCCCTTGCCGGGGCCACCATCAATTATGCCATCATGGCCTTTGCCCCACATTTATGGATGTTGCTTCTGGGACGGCTGATTGCTGGACTGACCAGTGCCAATGCCGCAGTTGCCTCAGCCTATATCACCGATATTTCCGCCGAAAATATCCGCGCACGCCGTTTTGGCCTGATGAATGCCATGTTTGGCGCGGGCTTTATCGTAGGGCCAATTTTGGGCGGCGTTTTGGGGGATTACTGGGTCCGCCTGCCCTTTATCGCCGCTGCCGTGCTCAACGGGTATATTTTCCTGTTGGCCTTTTTCATCCTGCCCGAGACGCACCAGAAAACCGGGCTGAAAATCGCGTTTTCCACACTAAACCCCATTGCACCGCTACGCTGGATGTTTTCCATGAGCGGATTATTGCCCATTGTGCTGGTGTTTTTCCTGCTAAGTGGCACCGGCGAAGCCTATGGCACCTGCTGGGCGCTTTGGGGGGCGGATACATTTCAGTGGAATGGCCTGTGGATTGGGTTATCGCTAGGTATGTTTGGCATTTTCCAGACATTGGTACAGGCTTTTTTGCCCGCCCCGACCACCCGTTTTCTCGGCGAGCGTGGTGCGGTTATTGCGGGCATTTTTTGTGCCTGTCTGGCCCTTGTCATCATGGCCTTTGCCCGGCAAGGATGGATCATTTTTACCATCATGCCGATATTTGCCCTCGCCGGCATCGGCATCCCGGCCTTTCAGGCCCTTGCCACCCGCAAGGTCGATGCCGCCCGGCAAGGACAATTGCAAGGCGTGCTGACATCTGCTGTTAGCCTCGCAACCATTATCGGGCCACTGGCTTTTTCGGCTTTTTATATGCTGGTGCAAAAGACGTGGCCCGGTGCCATCTGGTTTAGCGTAGTAGCACTTTATGTCCTTGCGATCCCGCTGGTTGTTTTCAGCACCCGCAAGCCCCCTGCACGCACAAAAACTGAAACAGCATGA